In Brevibacillus brevis, a genomic segment contains:
- a CDS encoding DoxX family protein, with amino-acid sequence MMDLGLLIIRLVIGLTFAAHGTQKLFGWFGGHGLKGTAGWLESIGVKPGVLMALLAGLGELVGGLLFAAGVWTWVGAALIVITMLMAIVKVHGPNGYWATQNGYEYNLALIAIAVGVALIGPGAYVLF; translated from the coding sequence ATGATGGATCTTGGTTTGTTGATTATTCGTTTGGTGATTGGATTGACGTTTGCGGCTCACGGTACGCAAAAACTGTTCGGCTGGTTTGGCGGCCACGGCCTGAAAGGAACAGCCGGATGGCTGGAATCGATCGGGGTAAAGCCGGGGGTCTTGATGGCTCTGCTCGCCGGGCTGGGTGAGCTTGTCGGCGGACTGTTGTTCGCAGCCGGTGTCTGGACCTGGGTAGGTGCCGCTCTGATTGTGATCACCATGCTGATGGCGATTGTCAAAGTGCACGGTCCAAACGGATACTGGGCGACACAAAACGGTTACGAGTACAACCTGGCTCTCATCGCCATCGCGGTCGGCGTAGCTCTGATCGGTCCTGGCGCATACGTCCTGTTTTAA
- a CDS encoding DUF2243 domain-containing protein: MTMTAIGAFLFGIAIIGMLDGIVFHQILQWHSVNMHTDRIHQIMSDGYFHLLVTVVMFASSILLWKGDPKEPPSGFWGCFFLGAGAFNLVEGILNHHLLQAHHVKPGPNQVWFDISYDVFAVLLLAVGWMLYRRKTAA, from the coding sequence ATGACCATGACTGCAATCGGGGCATTTTTGTTCGGGATTGCCATAATAGGCATGCTGGATGGGATTGTCTTTCATCAAATTTTGCAATGGCACAGTGTCAACATGCACACGGATCGGATTCATCAGATCATGAGCGATGGGTATTTTCATTTGCTGGTGACCGTCGTCATGTTTGCCTCCAGTATCCTATTGTGGAAAGGAGATCCCAAAGAACCGCCATCCGGATTCTGGGGCTGCTTTTTCTTGGGGGCTGGTGCCTTCAATCTTGTAGAAGGGATCCTGAATCATCACCTTTTGCAGGCCCATCACGTGAAACCGGGTCCCAATCAAGTCTGGTTTGACATCTCCTATGACGTTTTCGCAGTCCTTCTCCTGGCTGTGGGATGGATGCTGTATCGCCGAAAAACCGCCGCGTGA
- a CDS encoding pirin family protein translates to MELSVYTREEQAKGHFGDGEITENKPIGFPREGSVVTRVGPLFYWAWAKSEKTFEIPLHPHSGFEILSYVLQGRIGHRDTLGNLQEVTTGGVQIMQTGSGAYHAEELNKDTEMFQIWFEPHLAKATKRPPTYHQYNHEDFPVETVGGTVVKHIVGQEAPIQLVTDSLMSDITIPAGQSYSQKLPAGYSHAAVVVAGQGRAFNSEEDQPSASAKSFRTGDFVVTAAENDDVIVAYEADADTSLRLVLIQVPTEVDYPLYRK, encoded by the coding sequence ATGGAACTATCCGTCTATACAAGAGAGGAACAGGCAAAAGGACATTTTGGCGACGGTGAAATCACCGAAAACAAGCCGATCGGCTTTCCCCGCGAAGGATCAGTCGTCACACGGGTCGGCCCCTTGTTTTACTGGGCCTGGGCGAAATCGGAAAAGACCTTCGAGATTCCGCTGCACCCCCATTCGGGATTCGAAATCTTGTCGTACGTGCTTCAAGGCAGGATTGGACACCGCGACACACTGGGCAACCTCCAGGAAGTGACGACCGGGGGAGTGCAAATCATGCAGACTGGCTCGGGGGCCTATCACGCCGAAGAATTGAACAAGGACACCGAGATGTTTCAGATCTGGTTCGAGCCTCATCTGGCGAAGGCGACCAAACGCCCTCCGACCTACCATCAGTACAATCACGAGGATTTTCCCGTGGAAACGGTCGGCGGCACAGTCGTCAAACACATCGTTGGCCAGGAAGCGCCGATTCAGCTCGTCACCGATTCGCTCATGAGCGACATCACCATCCCTGCGGGGCAATCCTACTCGCAAAAGCTGCCGGCTGGATACTCCCATGCGGCGGTCGTGGTCGCTGGTCAAGGACGCGCTTTCAACAGCGAGGAAGACCAGCCAAGCGCAAGTGCTAAATCGTTCCGCACAGGTGACTTCGTCGTTACTGCCGCAGAAAACGATGACGTCATAGTGGCATATGAAGCTGACGCTGACACATCGCTCCGCCTGGTACTGATTCAGGTGCCTACCGAAGTCGATTATCCCTTGTACCGCAAGTAA
- a CDS encoding MarR family transcriptional regulator, protein MSEADKRDVSLDLLVVLSRAYNWVTAHTSRDIRQHGLNPTEFGVLEVLFHKGPQPLQQIGEKILISSGNITYVVDKLEKKQLLVRKPCLEDRRVIYAELTEKGQQFLADIFPTHKQTIEKAVSGLTPEEQRQAIALLKKLGHAAQESF, encoded by the coding sequence ATGTCCGAAGCCGACAAACGGGACGTCTCCCTCGATCTTTTGGTCGTGCTGTCACGGGCGTACAACTGGGTCACAGCCCACACCAGCCGCGACATTCGTCAGCATGGACTCAATCCGACCGAATTTGGCGTGCTCGAGGTTCTTTTTCATAAAGGGCCCCAACCCTTGCAGCAAATTGGGGAAAAGATCCTGATCTCCAGCGGAAACATTACGTATGTAGTGGACAAGCTAGAGAAGAAGCAGCTGCTGGTCCGCAAGCCGTGTCTGGAGGATCGCCGCGTCATCTACGCCGAGCTGACGGAAAAAGGGCAACAATTTTTGGCCGACATTTTCCCAACGCACAAGCAAACGATTGAAAAAGCGGTCAGCGGCCTGACGCCGGAAGAACAGCGCCAAGCCATCGCCCTGCTTAAAAAACTCGGTCATGCCGCCCAAGAAAGCTTTTAG
- a CDS encoding pseudouridine-5'-phosphate glycosidase, with the protein MKQYLTYTEEVRHALENNLPVVALETTIISHGMPYPQNIEMAKEVEQIIRDNGAVPATIGIMNGKIKIGLTESELEEFATNKSVEKVSRRDFPYILASGKVGATTVAATMIAAQMAGIRMFATGGIGGVHREGEITWDVSADLTELAQTNVAVVCAGAKSILDIGRTLEYLETHGVPVVGYQTSEFPSFFARESGFGVDFRMDTPEEVGTLMDTKWKLGLNGGMIIANPVPEADALNHAEIEAVILQALQEAKENNITGKKVTPFLLDKVKSLTAGKSLQTNIALVRHNAEVAAKIAVAYQQKANQAN; encoded by the coding sequence ATGAAACAATATTTGACCTATACAGAGGAAGTTCGTCACGCGCTGGAAAACAATCTGCCGGTAGTGGCGCTGGAGACTACCATCATTTCGCACGGCATGCCTTACCCGCAAAACATCGAAATGGCCAAGGAAGTCGAGCAGATCATCCGCGACAACGGTGCGGTGCCTGCGACGATCGGGATCATGAACGGCAAAATCAAGATCGGCCTGACCGAGAGCGAGCTGGAGGAGTTCGCGACCAATAAATCCGTGGAGAAAGTGAGCCGCCGGGACTTCCCTTACATCCTGGCGAGCGGAAAAGTGGGCGCGACTACCGTAGCGGCAACCATGATCGCTGCCCAAATGGCTGGCATCCGCATGTTTGCGACCGGCGGCATCGGCGGCGTGCACCGCGAAGGCGAGATCACGTGGGACGTTTCGGCCGATTTGACCGAATTGGCACAAACCAACGTAGCGGTCGTCTGCGCCGGGGCCAAATCGATTCTGGACATCGGACGCACGCTGGAATATTTGGAAACGCACGGTGTGCCGGTTGTGGGCTACCAAACCTCTGAATTCCCGTCCTTCTTTGCCCGCGAGAGCGGATTTGGCGTAGACTTCCGTATGGACACGCCGGAAGAAGTGGGCACGTTGATGGATACCAAGTGGAAGCTGGGTCTGAATGGCGGCATGATCATCGCCAACCCGGTTCCGGAAGCAGATGCTTTGAACCACGCAGAGATTGAAGCTGTCATCCTGCAGGCTCTTCAGGAAGCAAAAGAAAACAACATCACGGGCAAAAAGGTAACGCCTTTCCTGCTCGACAAAGTGAAGTCGCTGACAGCAGGCAAAAGCTTGCAAACGAACATCGCGCTGGTAAGACACAACGCAGAGGTGGCGGCAAAAATCGCAGTCGCCTACCAGCAAAAAGCCAACCAGGCAAACTAA
- a CDS encoding carbohydrate kinase has product MDKEMQILQHIRHNPFISQQELADLMGISRSAVAGYIAQLTKRGEIKGRAYVLREEGQIACIGGANLDRKARGKQRVRLHSSNPVTIMESCGGVARNIAENLGRLGCKTSLFTSIGEDKEGEWILQETKKHGVDISQVWRLPTQRTGTYTALLDIDGEMIVSLANMDIYDALTPEMFAEKWSHIAAAQAIFLDTNVPADCLAYIIERCRAESIPLFVDPVSSAKAKKLPQQLDGVEAILPNREEAELLAGVSIGSIEECAEACRKIRERGVKHVVVTMGEQGIYYQTEGISEHFAPYPTDVVDVTGAGDAFASGLLYGIVSGESFEMACRLGLAASALTLQTDQSVSPLLKPEQLEQAVNQFEKER; this is encoded by the coding sequence GTGGACAAAGAAATGCAGATTTTGCAGCACATCCGGCACAATCCTTTTATCAGTCAGCAGGAGCTGGCCGATCTGATGGGAATTTCCCGTTCTGCCGTTGCGGGATATATCGCGCAGCTGACCAAGCGCGGGGAGATCAAGGGGCGTGCTTACGTGCTGCGCGAGGAAGGGCAAATCGCGTGCATCGGCGGAGCGAATCTGGACCGGAAGGCGCGCGGCAAGCAGCGGGTGCGCCTGCACTCTTCCAATCCCGTCACGATCATGGAGTCGTGCGGAGGAGTCGCCCGCAATATCGCCGAGAATTTGGGCAGGCTGGGCTGCAAGACCTCGCTGTTCACCAGTATCGGGGAAGACAAGGAAGGGGAATGGATCCTTCAGGAGACCAAAAAGCACGGCGTGGACATCAGCCAGGTATGGCGTCTGCCGACTCAGCGGACAGGCACCTATACCGCTCTGCTCGACATCGATGGCGAGATGATCGTCTCGCTGGCCAATATGGATATTTACGATGCGCTCACCCCGGAGATGTTTGCGGAAAAATGGTCGCATATCGCCGCCGCTCAAGCGATTTTCCTCGATACAAACGTACCGGCGGATTGCCTGGCGTACATCATCGAGCGTTGCCGGGCGGAAAGCATTCCACTGTTCGTAGACCCGGTCTCTTCCGCCAAAGCGAAAAAGCTGCCACAGCAATTGGACGGAGTGGAAGCCATCTTGCCGAATCGGGAAGAAGCAGAGCTGCTTGCAGGAGTGAGCATCGGATCGATCGAGGAATGCGCCGAGGCTTGCCGCAAGATCAGAGAACGCGGCGTGAAGCACGTCGTCGTCACGATGGGAGAGCAAGGCATCTATTATCAGACGGAGGGGATCTCCGAGCATTTCGCACCGTATCCTACGGACGTCGTGGACGTGACAGGGGCGGGGGATGCCTTCGCATCGGGCTTGCTGTACGGAATCGTCAGCGGCGAGTCGTTTGAGATGGCCTGCCGATTGGGGCTGGCCGCATCTGCCCTGACTTTGCAAACCGATCAATCCGTGTCCCCGCTGCTCAAGCCGGAGCAGCTCGAACAGGCTGTCAACCAATTTGAAAAGGAGCGATAA
- a CDS encoding FMN-dependent NADH-azoreductase — protein sequence MSKVLLIKANDRPVEQAVSVKLYEAFAKSYKETHPNDEVTELDLFAENLPYYGNDLLTAMFKAGRGMELSADEQKGADLVNKYLNQFAEADKVVIAFPMWNFTVPAPLHTYMDYLSQAGKTFKYTAEGPVGLMGDKKVALLSARGGVYSEGPAAAVEMANKYVRTLLGFWGISNITEVIVEGHNQFPDKAEAIVQEGVVKAAKLAETF from the coding sequence ATGAGCAAAGTACTTTTGATCAAGGCAAACGATCGCCCTGTAGAACAAGCGGTAAGCGTAAAACTGTATGAGGCTTTCGCGAAATCCTACAAAGAAACTCATCCAAACGATGAAGTAACGGAACTGGACCTGTTCGCAGAAAACCTGCCTTATTACGGCAACGATCTGCTGACCGCCATGTTCAAAGCTGGCCGCGGAATGGAACTGAGCGCCGACGAACAAAAAGGCGCAGACCTCGTCAACAAATATCTGAACCAATTTGCGGAAGCAGACAAAGTCGTGATCGCATTCCCAATGTGGAACTTCACTGTACCTGCACCTCTGCACACTTACATGGACTACCTGTCCCAAGCAGGCAAAACGTTCAAATACACTGCTGAAGGCCCTGTAGGTCTGATGGGCGACAAAAAAGTGGCTCTGCTGAGCGCACGCGGCGGCGTATACTCCGAAGGCCCTGCAGCAGCTGTTGAAATGGCAAACAAATACGTTCGCACACTGCTCGGCTTCTGGGGCATCTCCAACATCACCGAAGTGATCGTGGAAGGCCACAACCAATTCCCTGACAAAGCAGAGGCAATCGTGCAAGAAGGCGTTGTCAAAGCAGCTAAACTGGCGGAAACCTTTTAA
- a CDS encoding metallophosphoesterase family protein — protein MEIEVDLGGVSQMKIAALYDIHGNLPALNAVLNELEEVKPDLIVVGGDIVSGPMPKQTMERLFAHADPVRCIRGNGDREVVMAFDGQPLPAALSEKGRQKTQWVAQQLTPSQRDFLCELPATATLHVEGLGDVLFCHATPYSDEEIFTPITPQERIVTIFAGIREKMVVCGHTHMQFERQAGSLRIVNAGSVGMPFADQPGAYWLLISPAGYEFRRTAYDLETAAKEIRASGDPQGDEFAEGNVLKVPTAGEATQFLEGMAAKN, from the coding sequence ATGGAAATAGAAGTTGATCTGGGAGGGGTGTCACAGATGAAGATCGCTGCACTCTATGATATTCACGGAAATTTGCCGGCGCTGAACGCAGTGTTGAATGAGCTCGAGGAGGTCAAGCCTGACCTGATTGTTGTTGGGGGGGATATCGTTTCCGGACCGATGCCAAAGCAAACGATGGAACGGCTTTTTGCCCATGCTGATCCGGTTCGCTGCATTCGCGGGAACGGAGACCGGGAAGTCGTGATGGCTTTCGACGGGCAACCGCTTCCTGCCGCCTTGTCGGAAAAAGGACGCCAAAAAACACAATGGGTAGCGCAGCAGTTGACCCCCTCTCAAAGGGATTTTCTTTGCGAACTGCCCGCAACAGCCACACTGCATGTCGAGGGGCTGGGCGATGTCCTGTTTTGCCACGCAACACCGTACAGCGATGAAGAAATCTTTACACCGATCACACCACAGGAACGGATTGTCACGATTTTTGCCGGGATCCGGGAAAAGATGGTGGTGTGCGGACACACCCATATGCAGTTTGAGCGTCAAGCAGGCAGTCTGCGCATCGTCAATGCGGGAAGCGTTGGCATGCCGTTTGCGGACCAGCCGGGGGCGTACTGGCTCCTGATCAGTCCCGCGGGCTATGAGTTTCGCAGGACGGCGTATGACCTTGAGACAGCGGCTAAGGAGATAAGAGCGAGCGGAGACCCGCAGGGGGACGAATTCGCGGAAGGGAACGTGCTCAAGGTTCCGACGGCGGGAGAGGCAACGCAATTCCTGGAAGGCATGGCTGCGAAAAACTGA
- a CDS encoding cytochrome ubiquinol oxidase subunit I, producing the protein MTRAAFGTTMAFHIIFATLGVGLPLMILLVELLFWRTKDRDYETMARRWTKAQAILLGVAIPSGTISGVQLSLLWPGFMEVVGKVISLPFQIEIFAFFLEALFMSIYVYAAHRLSPAMRLLSVFMVLVGATASAILITNVHAFEGTPAGFRIADGEIVDVDPWAAFFNPSFFVTAGHVTVSAYMTGAFAIAGVAAWKMLRSERGGRVYQYHQKALLLGLIVGGSFSLLTALNGHESAQLLHRYQPEKLAAAEGLFQTQAYAPLAVGGFTDPETKEVKYAVEIPWALSFLAANRFDEVVVGLDDFPEELWPPLYIHTLFNGMVGVGSLLIFVGFVGFAWKKLLKRSQFPRWVLWVFVASAPLSLLGIEFGWIFACTGRQPWVIYRVMKTADAATKAVGVSTFFWIFLAVYLFLAVVTLLVFRSYFGRHPLELDSGGQRSERTAE; encoded by the coding sequence ATGACTAGAGCGGCCTTCGGGACAACCATGGCCTTTCACATTATTTTTGCTACCCTCGGCGTGGGACTCCCCCTGATGATCCTGCTCGTAGAGCTTCTCTTTTGGCGTACGAAAGACCGCGACTACGAAACCATGGCAAGGCGCTGGACGAAAGCCCAGGCGATACTGCTCGGCGTCGCCATCCCCTCCGGCACGATCTCAGGGGTTCAGCTGTCCTTGCTATGGCCCGGCTTCATGGAAGTCGTGGGCAAGGTCATTTCCTTGCCTTTTCAAATCGAAATCTTTGCCTTTTTCCTTGAGGCGCTGTTCATGTCTATTTACGTCTACGCCGCCCACCGGCTCTCTCCCGCCATGCGTCTGCTCAGCGTGTTCATGGTGCTGGTGGGAGCCACAGCCTCTGCGATCTTGATTACCAACGTTCACGCCTTCGAAGGAACACCGGCCGGCTTCCGCATCGCGGACGGGGAGATCGTCGATGTCGACCCGTGGGCGGCTTTTTTCAATCCGAGCTTCTTCGTGACAGCCGGGCATGTCACCGTCTCCGCCTACATGACCGGTGCCTTCGCCATCGCCGGCGTAGCCGCATGGAAAATGCTTCGGTCCGAAAGAGGCGGGCGCGTCTATCAGTACCATCAAAAAGCGCTGCTGCTCGGCTTGATCGTCGGCGGATCGTTTTCGTTGCTCACGGCATTAAACGGGCATGAATCGGCCCAGCTGCTGCACCGCTACCAGCCGGAAAAGCTCGCGGCCGCTGAAGGGTTGTTCCAGACGCAGGCCTACGCTCCGCTGGCGGTCGGCGGGTTCACCGACCCCGAGACAAAAGAAGTCAAATACGCCGTCGAGATTCCTTGGGCCCTGAGTTTTCTCGCTGCGAACCGCTTTGACGAGGTCGTGGTCGGCCTGGACGATTTTCCCGAGGAGCTGTGGCCCCCGCTGTACATCCATACGCTGTTCAACGGCATGGTCGGCGTCGGCAGCCTTCTGATTTTCGTCGGCTTCGTCGGCTTTGCCTGGAAAAAGCTGTTGAAGCGCTCCCAGTTTCCCCGCTGGGTGCTCTGGGTATTTGTCGCCAGCGCCCCGTTGTCCCTGCTCGGAATCGAGTTCGGCTGGATTTTCGCCTGCACCGGTAGGCAGCCGTGGGTCATCTACCGCGTAATGAAAACGGCCGATGCCGCTACGAAAGCCGTCGGCGTCTCCACGTTTTTCTGGATCTTTTTGGCCGTCTACCTGTTTCTGGCGGTCGTCACGCTGCTGGTCTTCCGCAGCTACTTCGGCCGCCACCCGCTGGAGCTGGATTCCGGCGGGCAGCGCAGCGAGCGCACGGCCGAATAA
- a CDS encoding DUF3231 family protein, translating to MGILSGNPQNEPMHYGEVFGVWGYLSTVKGLLVGYQTFINHTGDKDLKGFLEDLTREMKQEIQQVEELLKVNGVALPPTPPERPVASLESIPVGARFNDPEIAAGVARDLAAGMVTCSQIIGQCIREDIAMMYTQFHSAKVQAAGRLLRISKEKGWLVPPPLHLQTPELVHA from the coding sequence ATGGGAATCTTAAGCGGAAATCCTCAAAATGAACCAATGCACTACGGCGAAGTTTTCGGAGTGTGGGGCTATCTCTCCACCGTAAAAGGCTTGCTCGTGGGCTACCAAACGTTCATCAACCACACGGGCGACAAGGACTTGAAGGGCTTCCTCGAAGACCTTACCCGCGAGATGAAGCAGGAAATTCAGCAGGTGGAAGAATTGCTGAAAGTGAATGGAGTAGCTCTTCCTCCCACCCCGCCGGAGCGGCCAGTCGCTTCCCTGGAAAGCATTCCGGTAGGCGCACGCTTCAACGACCCGGAGATTGCGGCCGGCGTAGCGCGCGACCTGGCAGCCGGAATGGTGACTTGCAGCCAGATTATCGGACAGTGCATTCGCGAAGACATCGCCATGATGTATACGCAGTTCCACTCCGCAAAGGTGCAGGCAGCCGGAAGACTGCTGCGCATCAGCAAGGAAAAGGGATGGCTCGTTCCGCCTCCGCTTCATTTGCAAACCCCTGAGCTTGTTCACGCTTGA
- a CDS encoding cytochrome d ubiquinol oxidase subunit II — protein MINTTDTIIAITLLWIFVVIYSVAASFDFGAGFWSMIYVNREKTKATSIANRYLSPSWEVVNVFIVLIVVALVTFFPGATFTLGTVLLIPGSLVLLLILLRSAFMVFSHLIHKYDKTLSIVSGITGILVPALLISVLPVTQGGFIQMYNGVEQLDWHAFFTSPHVYSYMGLAVSSTLFLSSLLLADYSYVAGERKAYDVYRRNATFLGPITLLMAVLTVVTMEMEARWLFDRILAYLPWLIASVLFFFASYIAVLLPPQRRLILHMPRVAVVAAVVQYLLASYAYGAARLPYIVYPQVTIESGFTHPETFHALFICYLVGFAILIPGFFYFWRLFMKDQQYVRQK, from the coding sequence ATGATCAATACGACCGATACCATCATCGCCATCACCCTGCTGTGGATTTTCGTCGTGATCTATTCCGTCGCCGCCTCCTTTGACTTCGGGGCGGGTTTTTGGTCCATGATCTACGTGAACCGCGAAAAGACGAAGGCCACTTCCATCGCCAACCGCTACCTCTCCCCTTCCTGGGAGGTCGTCAACGTCTTCATCGTGCTGATCGTCGTCGCGCTCGTGACTTTTTTCCCCGGCGCCACATTCACCCTGGGCACCGTCCTGCTCATCCCCGGGAGCCTGGTCCTGCTGCTGATCCTGCTTCGCAGCGCCTTCATGGTTTTCTCGCACCTGATCCACAAGTACGACAAAACGCTCAGCATCGTCTCCGGCATCACGGGGATCCTGGTCCCTGCGCTCTTGATCAGCGTGCTGCCCGTCACCCAGGGCGGCTTTATCCAAATGTACAACGGCGTCGAGCAGCTGGACTGGCATGCTTTTTTCACCAGCCCCCATGTCTATTCCTATATGGGACTGGCCGTAAGCAGCACGCTGTTCCTCTCCTCCCTCCTGCTGGCCGACTACTCCTACGTGGCTGGCGAACGGAAGGCATACGACGTTTACCGGAGAAATGCGACCTTTCTCGGTCCCATTACGCTGCTCATGGCAGTGCTGACTGTGGTGACGATGGAGATGGAGGCGCGGTGGCTCTTCGACCGGATCCTCGCTTACCTGCCCTGGCTGATCGCATCCGTACTCTTTTTCTTTGCCAGCTACATCGCCGTTCTGCTGCCGCCGCAGCGCCGGCTCATCCTGCACATGCCACGGGTCGCCGTCGTCGCGGCCGTCGTCCAATACCTCTTGGCCAGCTACGCCTATGGTGCCGCACGGCTGCCGTACATCGTCTATCCCCAGGTGACCATCGAATCGGGCTTTACCCATCCAGAGACGTTCCACGCCCTGTTCATCTGCTATCTCGTCGGCTTCGCGATCCTCATTCCCGGCTTCTTTTACTTTTGGCGGCTGTTTATGAAAGATCAGCAGTATGTACGGCAAAAATAA